A part of Streptomyces sp. NBC_00557 genomic DNA contains:
- a CDS encoding (deoxy)nucleoside triphosphate pyrophosphohydrolase, producing the protein MTSETPGTPTTDRIVVVGAALLDGGRLLAARRSAPADLAGRWELPGGKVEPGERPERALVRELREELGVDAEPVERVPGEWPLRAPYVLRVWTARLRPGSPAPKPLQDHDELRWLTPDRLWEVDWLDQDVPAVEAVAGRWDAG; encoded by the coding sequence ATGACCTCCGAGACACCCGGCACGCCGACGACGGACCGGATCGTGGTGGTGGGAGCCGCCCTGCTCGACGGCGGCCGGCTGCTCGCCGCGCGCCGCAGCGCCCCCGCCGATCTGGCCGGACGCTGGGAACTGCCTGGCGGCAAGGTCGAACCGGGCGAGCGGCCCGAGCGCGCCCTCGTGCGCGAACTGCGCGAGGAACTCGGCGTCGACGCCGAACCGGTCGAGCGCGTGCCCGGCGAGTGGCCGCTGCGCGCGCCGTACGTCCTGCGGGTGTGGACCGCCCGCCTGCGCCCCGGCTCACCCGCACCGAAGCCCCTCCAGGATCATGACGAACTGCGCTGGCTGACCCCGGACCGGCTCTGGGAGGTCGACTGGCTCGACCAGGACGTCCCGGCCGTCGAGGCGGTGGCCGGCCGATGGGACGCCGGGTGA
- a CDS encoding SPOR domain-containing protein — translation MSEGTVSLPWIVIRQDDNGNRYRVGRYATRAEAQKIADSLDDRGHKQIYWVERIGQNGDGTRN, via the coding sequence ATGAGTGAGGGGACGGTCTCCCTGCCCTGGATCGTGATACGGCAGGACGACAACGGCAATCGCTACCGCGTCGGCCGGTACGCGACCCGCGCCGAGGCCCAGAAGATCGCCGACAGCCTCGACGACCGTGGGCACAAGCAGATCTACTGGGTCGAGCGCATCGGCCAGAACGGGGACGGCACCCGCAACTGA